The sequence TCGCTATACCCAAACTACGCCGACACCGTCACGCCGGATTCACTTCTTCGACCAACGTCGGAGAGTCGTTCGCGGGGCTGTTCACCCGCGTCGAGACCGGATACGCACGCATCTCGGCTTCGGGATAGGGGTCCAAGAGCGTCGACGCGGTGTCGGCGTCGGCGGAGAGCCACTTCTCTTCTTCCTCGAGCGAGAGGACGACGGCCATTCGGTCGTGAAGCGGCGATACGACGCCGTTGGGCTCTGTCGTGATGATTGCGAACGTCTCTATCGGCTCAGGGTCACCCGCCCCGTCGTCGGTGAACTCGTCGAGTCCGGTCTGGGCCTCCGGCGGCGTCCACCGCTCCCAGATACCGGCCATGGCGAACGGGCGGTCGTCCTCGAACGCCACTCGGTACGGCTGTTTGCCGTCGCCGTTCTCGCGCGGGGTCCACTCGTAGAAGCCGTCGGCGGGCACGAGACAGCGACGCCGCTCGAACGCGTCGCGGAAACTCCGCTTCTCGGCGACGCTCTCGGCGCGGGCGTTGATGAACGACTTCGAACGCGACTCCGCCCACTCGGGGATGAACCCCCACTGGACGAACCGCAGGGTGTCGGGCGCGTCGTTCGTGACGACCGGCAGTCGCTGGCCCGGAGCGCAGTTGTACCGCGCTTTCAGCGGGCGCTCGGCGGTCACCTCGAATCGCTCTTCGAGTTCGGGTTGCGGGGTGAAGAGGGTGTAGCGGCCACACATACTCGAGAGGAGGACGCCGAGCGAGTTAGGTCGTCGGTCCGTCCGCTCTCCGTGACGGTGCGACGGGTTTAGGTTTCCCCGTCACCGTCGTACTGGCGTGCGAATCGAGAACAGTTTCATCCCCGTTCGCGGCGTCGGCGAGAAAACCGAGCGTCGACTGTGGGAGTCGGGTGTCACTCACTGGGACGAGTTCGAGCCGTCGGCCGTCGGCGAGACGACCGCGGACCGAATCGAGACGTTCATCGACGAAGCGACCGACCGCCTCGACGCCGGCGACTCGCGCTACTTCGACGCTGCCCTCCCGAGCAGCGCGCGCTGGCGGCTGTACGAGAACTTCCGCGACGACGCCTGTTTCTTCGACATCGAGACGACCGGTCTCGACGCCTCCTACGCCGACGTGACGACGGTGAGTCTCTGCCGCGGCGGCGAGACGACGACGCTCGTCCGCGGGCAGGACCTCTCCGCGGAGACGCTACGCGAACACCTCGCGGAGGTGCCGCTTCTCGTCTCGTTCA is a genomic window of Haloprofundus halophilus containing:
- a CDS encoding SOS response-associated peptidase — translated: MCGRYTLFTPQPELEERFEVTAERPLKARYNCAPGQRLPVVTNDAPDTLRFVQWGFIPEWAESRSKSFINARAESVAEKRSFRDAFERRRCLVPADGFYEWTPRENGDGKQPYRVAFEDDRPFAMAGIWERWTPPEAQTGLDEFTDDGAGDPEPIETFAIITTEPNGVVSPLHDRMAVVLSLEEEEKWLSADADTASTLLDPYPEAEMRAYPVSTRVNSPANDSPTLVEEVNPA
- a CDS encoding ribonuclease H-like domain-containing protein gives rise to the protein MRIENSFIPVRGVGEKTERRLWESGVTHWDEFEPSAVGETTADRIETFIDEATDRLDAGDSRYFDAALPSSARWRLYENFRDDACFFDIETTGLDASYADVTTVSLCRGGETTTLVRGQDLSAETLREHLAEVPLLVSFNGIRFDAPFLEESFGIDVDAPHLDLMYPCKTLGLSGGLKQIERDVGIDRDRPDLSGRDAVRLWRQYERGDDDALDTLVSYNRDDTENLRALADDVSTRLHENVFADVLS